In Rhodococcus pseudokoreensis, the DNA window GAGCGGGAGGAATGACCGTGCCGAAGATCGTCGACCACGACGAGCGGAGACAGACGCTCGCCGACGCCGTGCTCGCGTTGATCGCGAGGGAGGGAATCTCCGCCGTCACCACGCGAGCGGTGGCGGAAGAGAGTGGGTGGTCGACCGGAGTGTTGAACCACTACTTCGGATCCCGGCACGAACTGCTCCTCGGGGCGCTTCGCCGGGCGGGCGACATCCAGGGCGACCTGTACCGGGTGATCCTCGAGGAGGAGGGCGCCGGTCCGATCGAGAAGCTGCGGAACATCACCGCCAGCATCCTGCCGCTCGACGAACGCCGACTCGCGATGACCCGCGTCTTCCTGTTCTTCTACGCGGAGGGGGCGGCCGAGGACACGGCCCGCGGTGAGATCGCCACGTTCCTCGCCCGCTGGCGCGGCGTCGTGCGCGAGACGGTCGTCGCCGCCCAGCGGGAGGGCATCGTCTCCCCCGACCTCGACGCGGACGCCGTCACCGTCGCGCTGGTGGCGCTGACCGACGGGCTTGCACTGCAGGCCATTCTGGATCCCGTTGTCATGGAAGCGATCAGCACCGGGGACGCGGCCGCGCGCTGCGTCGACGCCGCCGTGCGGCGGACCACCGAAGAAGCGGGAGCGGTGGGCACATGACCGACCGTGTCGTCGTCCTCGACGACTTCATTCCGGCCGAAGCACTGTCCGATTCCCTTGCTGCCGCGGGCATTTCCGCGGAGGTGATCCATCAATCCGAGTTCCCGTCCGGCCCGGGCGTCGTCGCCCTGCTCGTGGGTCCGGAAAACACCGGACTCGAGCCGCGTCACCTGTCGGAACTCCCGGATCTGCGACTGCTGTCGGCCACCTCCGCCGGGTACGACCACCTGCCGGTGTCGGCGGCGCACGAACGCGGCGTGTGGGTCACGCGGGCAGTGGACTACTGCACCGAGGAAGTCGCGGACCACGCGTTCGCGCTCGCCGTCGGGCTGATCCGATCCACCCACACCCTCGACGGTTCCGTGCGGGCCGGCGGGTGGGATGTCACGGCCGCACCGCCGCGGCGCATCGCCGGAACCGTGCTGGGCCTCTACGGCTTCGGCCGGATCGCCGGCGCACTCGCGGTGCGGGCCCGGGCCGTGGGCGTGACCGTGCTCGTCAGCGGCCGCGGGCTGAGCGACCGCGCCGCGGAACTCGCGGCCGACGGCGTCGAGGTGGTCGGGTTCGACGAACTACTGCGCCGCTCGGACGTACTGAGCCTGCACGTTCCCCTGACTTCCGAGACGCGGGGCCTGATCGACGCGCGTGCGCTGGCGACGATGCGGCCCGGCGGGTATCTGGTGAACGTCTCCCGCGGCGGACTCGTCGACCACGACGCACTCGGCGCAGCACTGCGCAGCGGGCACCTCGCAGGTGCTGCCGTCGACGTTCTCCCGAACGAACCGCCTGCACAGGACGATCCGATCCTGCAGATCCCCAACCTCGTGATCACCCCGCACGCCGCGTGGTACTCGTCGCAGGTCGCGCACACCCTGGCGGAGCAGTCGGCGCGCAACGTCGCCGCGGTCCTGACGGGCGGATCCCCGGTGGGAGTCGTTGCCCCACCGGGGATGTGATCGCTGTTCAATCCTTGAAGGCAGTTCAGTCCTTGTAGCCGGGGGCGGTCCGGTCCAGCATCCGCAGCAGCGCCGCCCACGCCATCTCGTAGGCCTGGTCGTCGGCGAAGTCGTCGGTGGCCTCACCGGCGAACTGCCGCGCGGTGTGCTCGGCGATCTCGGCCGACGGCACACGCAGGTCACCCGACGCCTGGGCGGCGATCTGGATGTCACACGCCTTCTCCAGGTAGAACATTCGCAGAAACGCCTCGGCGGCGGACTCACCCACGGTGAGCAGGCCGTGATTGCGCAGGATCATCGCGGGGTGGTCGCCGAGATCCTCGACCAACCGCACCCGCTCGGCCGTGTTGAGGGCGATGCCTTCGTAGTCGTGGTAGCCGACCCGGTTGTAGAACTCCATCGAGATCTGGTTGAGCGGCAGCAGTCCGTGCTCCTGCGCGGCCACCGCGCACCCGGCCTTCGTGTGGGTGTGCAGCACGCAGTGCGCGTCCGTCCGAGCCTCGTGGATAGCGCCGTGAATCACGAATCCCGCTGGGTTGACGTGATATTCGGACGGATCGACGAGTTCACCGTCGAGCCCGATCTTCACCAGGCTGGAGGCGGTGATCTCCTCGAACAACAGTCCGTACGGGTTGATGAGGAAGTGGTGTTCGGGCCCGGGAAGCCGGACCGAGACGTGCGTAAAGATCAGGTCGGTCATCTTGAAATGTGCGAGCAGGCGGTACACCGCCGCGAGTTCACGACGCAGTTCCGTCTCGGTTTTCGCCGGAGTCGCCCGGCCCTGCGACGTGACGGTGGGTGCACTCATGCGGGATCTCCTCGATCGCGGAACGGATTTCGGCTTAAATGTATCAACTGGTTTATATAAACGCCAGTGTTTGGCCACCCGTCACCACCGGGAGCAAACGCGCGGCTCAGTCGAGCCGTCCACCCAGCATGCCCCGCAGTGAGCGGAGGCAGAGTTCCCGTAACTCGCTCTCGGCGATCGAGGGGTGGTCGAGCCAGTCCATGCAGACGGCGCGGACGAAGGCGATCCAGCCGCGCACGGCGACGCCGACGAGTTCGCGCTCGCCGGCGGGGGGATCGAGCGCGTCGACGATGCGCCGCTGCTGGGCGTCGAGTTCCCGTTCGACGATGGCCCGGATGTCGGCGTCGGCCGACAGCGCACCGTGATTGATGGCCCGGACTCCGTGCCGGTGTCCCGCAACGTGCTCGAAGTACGCGGCGAGACCGGCCGCGACCTGTTCCTCGACAGGGAGAGCGGCGTCGGGGGCGGTCACCTCGAGGAGTCGTTCGGATTCGCGTTCGACGATCGCGGCGAAGAAATCCCGCTTTGTCGGGAAGTAGTGGTACATCAGTCCGCGCGACACCTCGGCGAGTTCCGCGACCTCCTCGATCCACACGTCCTCGTAGGGGCGGTCCGCGAACAGCCGCGCGCCGATGTCGAGCAACTGCGCGCGGCGCTGCTCGGGGGCGAGTCGGCGGCGGGCGCTGGTCATGCCAGCAACCGTACTGCTTGACACCGGTTCAGTAAGGCGTACCTTGCGTACTAGACATCAATTCAGTAACGCGGGCCACATCGACACGGGGGTCGACAATGAGCGTCGAATCACTGCACACCACAGCCGAGGCGACGATTCCGCATCCGCGATGGCGGCTTCCCGTCTTCGGCGACGTGTTCGGGCTCAGCATCCGCACTCCCGTGCAGAATTCGATGGAGATCGGCCGCAGGCTCGGGCCCATCTTCGAGCGCAACGTCCTCGGCAACAAGTTCGTGTTCGCGTCCGGAGCAGACATGGTCGCGGAACTCTCCGACGAATCGCGGTTCGCGAAGCACCTGGCGCCCGGCGTCGCGTCGCTGCGCGAGGTCGGCGGCGACGGGTTGTTCACCGCGTACAACCACGAGCCGAACTGGGGCAAGGCGCACAACCTGCTCGCCCCGGCGTTTACGAAATCCGCGATGCGGTCGTATCACCGCACGATGCTCGACGTCGCAGGCGAGTTGACGGAACACTGGGACGCCCGCACGGGCGGCACCCCCGTCGACGTGTCTTCCGACATGACGAAGCTGACGCTCGAGACCATCGGCCGGACCGGGTTCAGCTACTCCTTCGACTCGTTCACCCGGGAACGGCCGCACCCGTTCGTACAGGCGATGGTCGGTGCGCTGAGCCATTCGCAGCGCACCACGTTCGTGAAGTCCACACCGCTCGGACGGCTGCTGGTGCGGCGGTCGGATCGCCGCAACGTCGCCAACCTGGAACACATGGCCGAGGTCGTCGACGAGGTGATCCGCGCCCGCCGCGACAGCGCCGAGGCGGGCCCCGAGGACCTGCTCGAATTGATGCTGCGGGCGGCCCGGGAGGACGACCCCAACCGGATCGACGAGTTGAACATCCGCCACCAGGTGGTGACATTCCTGGTCGCGGGACACGAAACCACCTCCGGTGCACTGTCGTTCGCCCTGTACTACCTGTCGCGGCATCCCGACGTCCTCGCGAAGGCGCAAGCGGAGGTCGATGCGGTCTGGGGCGACGAGGAACCCGCGTTCGAGCAGGTCGCGAAGCTCCGCTACGTGCGCCGGGTGCTGGACGAATCGTTGCGGCTGTGGCCGACGGCGCCCGCGTACGGCCGGGAGGCGACAGTCGACACGACCCTCGTCGGCAAGTACCCGATGAAGGTCGGCGACTGGGTCCTCGTCCTCATCCCTGCCCTGCACCGCGACCCCGTGTGGGGTGAGAACCGGGAGGCGTTCGACCCCGACCATTTCCTGCCCGAGCGCATCCGGTCCCGTCCCGCGCACGTGTACAAGCCGTTCGGGACCGGCGAGCGGGCCTGCATCGGACGGCAGTTCGCCATCCACGAGGCCGTCCTGGTTCTCGGGACGATCCTGCGTCGGTACGACATCCTGGGCGACCCCGACTATCGGCTGAAGGTCGCCGAGCGGCTCACTCTCATGCCGGAGGGATTCACGCTGCAATTACGCCGGCGCTGAGCGCTGCCGGATCCTTGACAGCCACAAAGTGAAGGTTACTATCAAAATATAGTAACTTCCTTTCGAGTGGAGCTGTCATGAGTGAAACGACGGTCATCGAAGTAACCCCACGCCGCTGGTGGGCGCTCGGCGCCCTGTCCGTGGCCATGCTGACCATCGGACTCGACATCACGGTCCTGACGGTGGCACTACCGACCCTCGCGGTCGATCTCGACGCCGACAACTCGCAACTGCAGTGGTTCAGTTCGGCGTACACCCTCGTCCTCGCCGCGGCGCTGCTACCCGCCGGGGCGCTCGGCGACCGATACGGCCGCAAGAGGCTACTGCTCGGCGCCCTCGTCCTGTTCGGTGCCGCGTCGCTGCTCTGCAGCTACGCGAGCACGTCGGGTCAGCTGATCGCCGGTCGCGCACTGCTCGGACTGGGAGCCGCGGTGATGATGCCGCTGTCGATGGCCGTGCTGCCCGTCCTGTTCCCCGACGCGGACGAACGGTCGCGGGCACTGACCATCTGGGTGACGTCCACCGCGATCGGCCTGCCCCTCGGCCCGATTCTCGGCGGCTGGCTGCTCGGGCACTTCTGGTGGGGATCGGTGTTCCTGATCAACGTGCCGCTGGTCGTCGTCGGCGCGATCGCCGTCGCGACCCTGGTACCGGAATCGCGCAGCGAGGAGCGGTCGACCACCGACTACCTCGGCGCCGTGCTGTCTTCGTTCGGATTACTCAGCCTCACTTACGGTTTCATCGAGGCCGGCCAGGACGGCTGGGGCGACGCTCTCGCGTTGACGTCGATCGCGGCGTCCGTGGTCGTGCTCGGGCTGTTCGCGATGTGGGAACGGCGGTCGCGGCATCCGCTGATCGACACGTCGTTGTTCGCCAGCCCCGGATTCCGCTGGGGCACGATCTTCACGACCCTGGTCAACTTCGGGATGTTCGGGCTGTTCTTCACGGTGCCGCAGTACTTTCAGGCCGTGCTCGGCGTGGACGCGCTAGGCAGCGGCCTCCGCCTGCTGCCGTTGATCGGCGGACTGCTGGTCGGCACCCGGCTCTGCGACCAACTGCTTCGGCGGGCCGGCGCCCGGCCGGTCATCGTCATCGGGTTCACCCTCCTCACCGCGGGTCTCGCGACCGGCGCCCTGACGTCCGTCGATTCCGCGTACTGGTTCACCGCGACGTGGATCGCACTCGTCGGCGCGGGAATGGGCTGCGTGATGCCCGCAGCGATGGGAGCCGCCCTGGGCGCGTTGTCGGCCGAACGGTCCGGTTCCGGTTCGGCACTGGTCCAGGCGCTGCGGCAGGCGGGCGGCACGATCGGGGTCGCGGTGCTCGGCACCGTCCTCGCCACCCGGTACCGGTCCGAACTGGGCGAACTGGACGTGAATCCGGTCCGCGACGGCGTCAACGCCGGCGTCGCGGTGGCCAGGGCAACCGGCGACCCGTCGATGCTCGCGCACGTCCAGGCGTCGTTCGTCTCCGGGATGAGTCTCATGCTGTGGATCTGCGCGGCGATCTGCGCCGTCGCGGTCGTGCTCGCAGCGCGTTTCACGCCCCGCGATACCCCAGCCCCTGCGCAGGATGAGTCAGAATCGGTATATGTCCACTGATGCCCGACCAGGCCTCCGGGAGCGGAAGAAGGCACGCACCCGGCTGACCATCCGCGCCGAGGCGTTTCGGCTGTTCCACGAACAGGGCTACGCCGACACCACGATCGAGCAGATCGCCGACGCCGCGGACGTGTCGCCGAGCACCTTCTTCCGGTATTTCCCCACCAAGGAACAACTGGTGCTGGCCGACGACCTCGATCCGCTCATGATCGAGGCCATCGAGGCGCAACCGGCGGACGTCCCGCTGATCACCGCGTTCCGGAAGGCCGCCGAGTCCGTGTTCGCCGGTCTGTCCGAGGCAGACATGGCGTTCGAGCAGAACCGTCAGGAACTGCTGTACTCGGTCCCCGAACTGCGACGCGCCCTCATGCAGGAAATGGTGCGCAGCCTCGACATGATCGCGGGCGTCCTGGCGCGCAGGGTCGGGCGCACCGCCGACGACTTCGAGGTCCGCGCGCTCGCCGGGGCCATCGTCGGCGTGATCCTCGGTGTCGTCGATCAGCTTCCGGGGGATCTGCCGCTCGCCCTGCGCGCGCTGGAATTCCTCGAGAACGGCCTTCCGCTGGGGCATGCCTCGTCGTAGCCCGTCACGAGGTCGCGCGTTCGAGAACTTCCGTCACGACGTGTTCGGCGATGGCGAGGGACGACGTCGCACCCGGGGAGGGCGCGTTCCGG includes these proteins:
- a CDS encoding TetR/AcrR family transcriptional regulator gives rise to the protein MTVPKIVDHDERRQTLADAVLALIAREGISAVTTRAVAEESGWSTGVLNHYFGSRHELLLGALRRAGDIQGDLYRVILEEEGAGPIEKLRNITASILPLDERRLAMTRVFLFFYAEGAAEDTARGEIATFLARWRGVVRETVVAAQREGIVSPDLDADAVTVALVALTDGLALQAILDPVVMEAISTGDAAARCVDAAVRRTTEEAGAVGT
- a CDS encoding C-terminal binding protein, with product MTDRVVVLDDFIPAEALSDSLAAAGISAEVIHQSEFPSGPGVVALLVGPENTGLEPRHLSELPDLRLLSATSAGYDHLPVSAAHERGVWVTRAVDYCTEEVADHAFALAVGLIRSTHTLDGSVRAGGWDVTAAPPRRIAGTVLGLYGFGRIAGALAVRARAVGVTVLVSGRGLSDRAAELAADGVEVVGFDELLRRSDVLSLHVPLTSETRGLIDARALATMRPGGYLVNVSRGGLVDHDALGAALRSGHLAGAAVDVLPNEPPAQDDPILQIPNLVITPHAAWYSSQVAHTLAEQSARNVAAVLTGGSPVGVVAPPGM
- a CDS encoding class II aldolase/adducin family protein, yielding MSAPTVTSQGRATPAKTETELRRELAAVYRLLAHFKMTDLIFTHVSVRLPGPEHHFLINPYGLLFEEITASSLVKIGLDGELVDPSEYHVNPAGFVIHGAIHEARTDAHCVLHTHTKAGCAVAAQEHGLLPLNQISMEFYNRVGYHDYEGIALNTAERVRLVEDLGDHPAMILRNHGLLTVGESAAEAFLRMFYLEKACDIQIAAQASGDLRVPSAEIAEHTARQFAGEATDDFADDQAYEMAWAALLRMLDRTAPGYKD
- a CDS encoding TetR/AcrR family transcriptional regulator — encoded protein: MTSARRRLAPEQRRAQLLDIGARLFADRPYEDVWIEEVAELAEVSRGLMYHYFPTKRDFFAAIVERESERLLEVTAPDAALPVEEQVAAGLAAYFEHVAGHRHGVRAINHGALSADADIRAIVERELDAQQRRIVDALDPPAGERELVGVAVRGWIAFVRAVCMDWLDHPSIAESELRELCLRSLRGMLGGRLD
- a CDS encoding cytochrome P450, which gives rise to MSVESLHTTAEATIPHPRWRLPVFGDVFGLSIRTPVQNSMEIGRRLGPIFERNVLGNKFVFASGADMVAELSDESRFAKHLAPGVASLREVGGDGLFTAYNHEPNWGKAHNLLAPAFTKSAMRSYHRTMLDVAGELTEHWDARTGGTPVDVSSDMTKLTLETIGRTGFSYSFDSFTRERPHPFVQAMVGALSHSQRTTFVKSTPLGRLLVRRSDRRNVANLEHMAEVVDEVIRARRDSAEAGPEDLLELMLRAAREDDPNRIDELNIRHQVVTFLVAGHETTSGALSFALYYLSRHPDVLAKAQAEVDAVWGDEEPAFEQVAKLRYVRRVLDESLRLWPTAPAYGREATVDTTLVGKYPMKVGDWVLVLIPALHRDPVWGENREAFDPDHFLPERIRSRPAHVYKPFGTGERACIGRQFAIHEAVLVLGTILRRYDILGDPDYRLKVAERLTLMPEGFTLQLRRR
- a CDS encoding MFS transporter — its product is MSETTVIEVTPRRWWALGALSVAMLTIGLDITVLTVALPTLAVDLDADNSQLQWFSSAYTLVLAAALLPAGALGDRYGRKRLLLGALVLFGAASLLCSYASTSGQLIAGRALLGLGAAVMMPLSMAVLPVLFPDADERSRALTIWVTSTAIGLPLGPILGGWLLGHFWWGSVFLINVPLVVVGAIAVATLVPESRSEERSTTDYLGAVLSSFGLLSLTYGFIEAGQDGWGDALALTSIAASVVVLGLFAMWERRSRHPLIDTSLFASPGFRWGTIFTTLVNFGMFGLFFTVPQYFQAVLGVDALGSGLRLLPLIGGLLVGTRLCDQLLRRAGARPVIVIGFTLLTAGLATGALTSVDSAYWFTATWIALVGAGMGCVMPAAMGAALGALSAERSGSGSALVQALRQAGGTIGVAVLGTVLATRYRSELGELDVNPVRDGVNAGVAVARATGDPSMLAHVQASFVSGMSLMLWICAAICAVAVVLAARFTPRDTPAPAQDESESVYVH
- a CDS encoding TetR family transcriptional regulator — protein: MSTDARPGLRERKKARTRLTIRAEAFRLFHEQGYADTTIEQIADAADVSPSTFFRYFPTKEQLVLADDLDPLMIEAIEAQPADVPLITAFRKAAESVFAGLSEADMAFEQNRQELLYSVPELRRALMQEMVRSLDMIAGVLARRVGRTADDFEVRALAGAIVGVILGVVDQLPGDLPLALRALEFLENGLPLGHASS